The following is a genomic window from Solanum lycopersicum chromosome 6, SLM_r2.1.
TTTCAGGATCAGCAAACGAGGTTGATAAGCTAACTCCATTTGATAGTTTCTCCTTCCGCACATCAGTTGACGGCTTAACTGCTTTAGCTATTTGAGTAACAAAGAAATATTGACGTCAGTTTCCTTTACGTTTTCCGCAACCACATTAAAATCCAAAATGAAATCCAACAAGATAAGCTGAAcgcataataaaaaataaccgTGTGGATCCTTGGCACCAATTCATGGTTGAACTTATATTAAACCACTTCAAATGATCCTTTGGTTTCTCAGAAATTTCTAGTTGGAATACAACCACATACACTATCAAGAACGACCATTGTCACGTAAAAAGGAAACCAATAGATAGACGCCTCAATGGTCTTATCAACGTTTTGAAATTAATCTTCAAGTGAAAAGCTCAAAAATTCAAACCTCCCCTCTTTACTGGAATTTGGCAGAATTAGAGGGTTTGAAGATGCTTGAAGCAGATCTGGATGACCATTCCTTGTGCATCATGGACTATATGGCTAGAAAGGAATATAGTGAATCTAATTTCTTGGAGGTTTGGATTCTCCCTAGATAGAGTGAAGAAAAGGACAATGCTGACCATCAATATATTATAAGGTGCATAAATCTTGTTCAGATGCAACAGTGCAATCAGTAAAGCATTAACATCGCCAAAAGTTTACCTGAAACTCCAGTTGACTTGTTATTGACAGGGGCATGACTCATGTCAGAAACTAGCGAAGGAGCTGCTTTGTCAGGTTGACCTGGTATGGAAATTGCATCAGATGGAACAAGAGACGCTAGATCAGGAGGTTGATCCTTTCCTACTGGAGGATTAGCCTTCAAAGTGAGGAAAAAGAGTTACGTAAGAAACAGgagcaaaattatttttcagaagATTCAGTGATCAAGCGTATGAATTCAGCCAAGCAACTAGATAAAAGATCACCTCAAGGTCCACATAGACTGATTGTTTTCCTATGGAACTCAGAAACTTATCGAGACCACGAGCATTAAGAGCTGCAAGAAGTATCTCAGTTACATAATCAGAACCAGACAGTCAAACATGTAATGCAGAATTCTGTATTAAGCTCAAATTGATAATCCCCAATATTCTAGTTCTGGAAAAAGAGAGCAAATTTGTATCTCATTAATATTTCaatacttcctaataaaatgtCATGACCAATAGGAGGCATAATCAACCACTTTAATTTCCTAATCTCTATTGATTTTCATAAACACGTGCAGCAAAATTGAAGGGTATCATTCTCCaagtaaatatgaaaagtaaattGAAGGAATGACACAAAATAAACAAGGGCTTGAAGAGTATTAAAGAGTAATGTACATCACTTTACAGTTGATCAAAGCAATAAATCAGAGTAAGCTagtaataatcaaaatttatgtGGTTAGTTAAAGGTAAAAGACACTCtgatatttgaaattaaagtgCAATACAAAATAAGTTTTTAAGATTGAAGAACACCCACTTGTGAGTGTTGTGACTTCTCATAATTTATTTCTCAGGACATTAATATTAGAAAATTACATGTAGTGACAAATTACAACATCACCCTACTTAAGTTTACAAAAGGAATTATGTGAGAGAAATTAGACAAACAGAGAGAAGTTTGAGAGAATGCATCTAGAAAAATGTGTTGTGTCTGGGCTCTTTTATATTCACTCTTTTCAATGTATACCAATACATGCTGGAACTCTATATACATCTTATACGATCTAATGCTCCTTTTTACAGAAATCTTATGCACGGAGCTTGAGAATCTTTTCTGTGACAGAGTGACAATCACTTTCTATGAGCTTGGTCCTCTCGCGAAACACTGGATTTGATGCAATATAAAGTGCCTTCTAATTGTCACACACGACTTTCAGATGATCAATATTTGCAAACTTTATTCTTTGAGTAGTTGTATGTTCCATATAAGTTCCAAAGAGGCCATCATCATGGCTCGATAGTAGCCATCGCGATGACTCAATATTCTTCTCCTACACTAGATTTGACAACCACATTTTGTTTCTTTCTCTTCAATACATTAAATTACTAATAAGTTGAGTTTCAAAGTACTTTGATAGCATCTGTATCACTTTCTTATACTTATGCTCATGGTTTTGGAGTACATTGTTTTGCAATGTATACTTACTTTAAATATGGGACTTCAGGAGATTTAAGAATCTTGAAGAAAAAAACTATTTGTTTAGCTAAAAAGTCCTCGAAGAATATGAGGATAATGAAAGTGAAAATCTACTACAAAGTGGACCCTCTTACCAATTGTTGTATCATTTGAGAGTGGGTGGAAGAAGCAGCATTCCTGTGTTTTAAATCCCTGATCCAATAACAAGGAAACACACCTTGGGAAAAGTAGACCAAGTTATCATCTTAAGAACCGTTGACAAAGGATCGTGGAGAACATCAGAAATTTTAATGTAGCTTAAGAAAATAGTGAAATGAGTACCTTGCTGATTCATTTACAAGTGCAAAAGGGGTGACACAGCCAAGCGGCACCTTACAtaataatgaacaaaaaaacATTAGAAGGGCTTGCCCGAAAAATTTAAGCTGTCAGCAAAAGATATAGAGGAATGATTCTGAGATTTCCACAGCATACATTTCATTCAAGCCAGTAATCTATAAGTTGcttgttaaagaaaaaaaattccacTTCAAAGAATATCCTATAAGTTTGTTGCAGAAGAACATCACCAGATTTAAACAATATTGCCTCTACAAGATTGAAAACTAACTCAGCATCTAGAAAACAGATATTAAAAGGCAAGGAAGTGAGGAACTATCTTTCATTAAGGACCAGATATTGAAAGACAGGGAGCTATCTGTCATTAAGGAGGTTCTTACCATCCATGGTTTCTTACTGTCAAAGATTTTCAAGAAcgaatatatgaaaatttcaagTAGGAAATAACTTTTATAATGCAATTGCATTGCAGTACTTGTTAGAGTTAAATACAAAAGGATTAGACAGAAAAATTCAAACACTAAAATTTCAGTTTATTACTAGCCAGATAATTTCTTCATTGACCTCAGCCATTGAGTGATTTACCATGAGAAAAATTCTGGTTGAAAAAGCAAtacaatttctaaaaaaatcccTAAAAGGATAATCAATGCATTTCAGTTTGCACACCTTCAAGCACTTCGGAAAGGAGGATGCCTGAATAAcctcaaatttagcatgccatgTTCAGTTACACCACCTATGTGATAGGGACTCAGTATAAAAGTGGACTAAGGTATCATGTAAGTCTTGAGTCTAGAGTATAAGATATAAGGTTAAAGATAAGTTTATCCTCCCTTTTCCAAAACATAGTTGACCCATTTTCCTTCTATTCTGTTCAAGTTGACTCGTTTAAAATGGCAAAAGTTTCCATCTTCAAAAGCAACTTTAATATAGGATAATAGTGCTTCGTTTCTGATGGCATGTAGCACTTGTACAAAACTCAAAACAGGGTCTACACCCTAACAGTAAGATATAAGAAAACCCAGAAAACCAGAGGAAGGGGCGAGAAACAGCACACAAACACATACCTGAAGTACTTCTCCAAGTGCTTCTTCAGGAGCCATTCTTAACCCTCCTTTTCCCAAACCAAGCCTCTGAGACAAAACTGCTCAGTTTCAACAGAATGTATGCATACGTTAAAACGAAATAATTCAGATTTACATAAAATGGAGATATGGCATGTAGTACAGCAGCAGTCTCTACTAATACACAAAATATGATCATTGGTATTCTGTTCCTATGCACATCACTCATATAAGAGAAATATTATGACATTGTCCCGAAGTAATGGAAACTAAAGAATCGATACCTTTCAAATCTACATTGGTTTTTGCCATTGCAGAAACAACATAGAACCTGTGTTTCTTATCCTGCATCAGAAATAAGGTGTGCATATTATATTTTAGCACAAGAGCTTGGGTGGATTTAAGTTGGAGTTAGCAACTTCTTTTGAATTAAAACAAGCTAACATACAAATATTTCCACATTTAGTCTGTCATACCTTCAAGAATAGGTTTTTACTCAATGCCCCATTCAGATGCCCAACATGCTTTGCCTGAGTGAATGAGAACTTAAAGCTGTAAATTGTTAATCAAAATGGAAGAACAATTAACAGGGATTCAACATATTTACTCACCTGTGCTTCAACTGTCAAAACAACTGGGTGTTCATGTTTggtgaaatcaatttgaagctcctaaaaagaacacaaaaatattgattaattaCAGTAGAATTCTTGCTGGCATAACATCCCATCCTCAAGGATGCTAGAAATGACAACATATTCAAGTTATCAACAAAAGATAAGATAAGCTATTAGCACTTTGCAACAACTTTAACACTATTTTTGAATAAGACCCTCTTGACTTGGaattaacatttccaatacataCTAAAACAACTGGAGATCTGTAGATGCAGATGGAACCTGTAAACGGACAAGCAATTGCTCCTTAGTATGACCCATTTCGTCTTTGTGGAGATCTTTTCTACACGTCCACTCTCTGCAAATaacacccaaaaaaaatattattcgaGATATTACAACACCAACTTACCCAATGTTATTCCCATAATTGGGGTCTGGGAAGGGTGAAGTGTATGCAGACCTTATCCCCTACCTCATGGAGATAGAGAGAGTTTCCGGAAGACCTACAGCTCAAGCAACACATAACAAggcaatttgaaaaaaaaaacaatacagAGGTAGAACAAGGCATAGAAAATAAGATATAACAAATAACAGAGAATGCGTaacagacaaaaaaaaaagtagaataaTGTGATAAACAAAGCACAAGAAACAACAGGTAGTAGCAgtaattgaagaacaagaaactaCAAGAATAATGCTAATACTATCTACCCACCAAGCCTACCCGCAAGGAAGCAAGACAATCTTCATCTACCTTCTACCCTAATTCGCGACCTCCATATCCTCCTACCTAACGTCGTGTCCTCAGTAAATTGAAGTTGCGTCATGTCCAGTCTAATCACCTCTCCACAGTATTTCTTCAGCCTAAAGTATTATCAATAAACTTAAGGGCCACTGAGATGGACAGACCTAGATTTTGGGCACTATGTTAATTAATTGATCTCAAATGCTTATATTTGGtatgtttcaaaatttatatcGGCAGTATAAGCACTTCTTATTCTCCTTCTCCTTTTCTCTAGTAAATACAACTCCTAAAATTCTCAAAACTAGATTATTACACCTTTTGACTTTGCCACAAACAGTCTATGCTCTCACCAAACATGAAAACAAATCTCTACAGTTTAAGTTTCTAAAAAACAGAAAACCAATACTCAAAAGGCAGAGTAGTACACAACTTAGGAGCTATGATCACATGGaagcaaataaaagaaaatacacattctcataaaattcacaaatacAAGTCGGAGCTAAAGCAAAACATTTCTTCGATTCGCATTTTGTAGTTCGTCGTTAAAAGTTCATCGGAAAAAAGGTTGAAGTTACAGTCGGAAATGGAACTTACAATAAGAATTCGCCGCAGAAAGAATGGAAGAAGGGCGAATCCGCAGCTCAGAAAACTTTGCCTAAATTTGGATTTGCTGTTTCTTACTATACGAGTTTTTGGCCCAAATAGCTCCACAAGTTTTAAGTGTTGTGCACTTCTAATCCTCGACTAACGGATCTAGACGGAAGTTTGCATATCTAACGGAATTGCATTTATGTAtggtattatttaatactaagTTTCGTAGAAATTTGaatctatatataattaattcatggGTTAGTTATATCTCTCAATACGGTATTATAAGATGTTGTCTAATACCTTTTATTTGGAGGGATTAGTAATACATAGTCTAAACTACCATGGGATAAATATCACTCAAATCATTTTAAgcactttatttattttcttggtttaatatttttaattatttatattttgaacaatttataaaattgcatacatattaaaattacaatttgtattttttatatgtaaacgtagatgatttattcaattttactattgtttaccgtctttttaattttaacagtTGATagtttatcatttttaaattgaaaattgatattttgtAAGTGATCAATTCACTAAGATGATAattatttatcctcaaataatTTATGTGAAGAAAATGCaaacatgacaacaaaattgttcttctcatatctagttaaaagaaataaaaactaatattgTCATGTAATTATTTACTTTAACCTAATTACATAATAATTCAAGGGTATAACTGAAAAGaagtttttttataaagttttaatcCAAACACAAGATGAAGTGGAAAACAATGAACTAagcacttgataaaaataaagctTGCATTATTAATCACTGTACTATTAATCAATGCATTACTAATCTATACATTATTAATCTTTGTACCAAATGACCCCTTAATCTTTTACCCAAATAGTCCTTTTTAAGCTAGTATTTTGGTcatagatttccaaatattcccgagaaatattatttgggtgaaatttcaccatatGTTTGGCCATagtatttgagaaatatatttcacttttttagagaaattatgatttatacccataagttttaaaaatataaaaactaaccataagtttgtattacaagtcaattggatctttgctacaacaataacaaatagtgtccatgacactagagcaatgtggtaatttggagtgagtgcaacaagcatCATTTCATACATCGTGAAATTGACAAAACACATGACTTTGTTATCTTGAGCCGATTggtcatcattttcatcaataaccatattatcatttaacattcatcaaatatttcatcactactttggaattaacgtaaaaaattatgtaatacaacgtAAGCAACAATAGAGAGGGTGTTTTTATAAGAGATAAAAGTTTGggctaaaatttcaatttttaaaagatcccaaataatgagattttgcccaaaaactagaaaaaactagagccgtcaatatgggtTAGGCCTGTTGGGCCAGCCTGGCCTAACTCGGGATTTAATAGGGTTGGATTACGATTTTTGGATCTCATTTGAGAAAAGGGCTTTTTAGCCCGGCCTGAATAACCCTGTTGATTtgtggggcttgagaaatattgaTAAGGCCGCCCCCtgggccaataaaaattaattaaaacatataacataatattaaaatttaaaattaaagagaaaccaaactcaaaacaattaggttataTTCAGTTCACCATCAGCTCACACATCATGACAATTATTATTCTATTACGtacttaaattttgttttaatatatgcccctatttaattttattgatacCTACTCTTTTTTGTTGGTTATATTTACatttttgataatatatattttcagtaattattttcttaatgaatGCTTCAAAGTCAAACagtaacaagtaaaaataaatcagGGAAATAGTATACtataaaagtaaaatgtaaaaaatcTACCTAGAATCTCCAggttatttagatatttatactttaactagaaaaaaacttaataaatattataaagataattttatttgtgaaattgattaaaaagtagtaacattaacatcatgtcatattgttttgtcgatatttatgataatattttaaaatataatttaaaatttaatataataattctaaaaataatataattttttaaaaagtggacTGGTCCGGCAAGCCTGTggcccacgtacttgtgggttAGGCCGGCCGTTTTCTGGCCTACACCAAAAATGGGTTAGCCCCGCCTGACTCGTTAAATGTTGAAGCATGTATGAGTTAGCCCGTATGGATTGGGCTAGCCCATATTAGCAGttctagaaaaaactagtatttgggaatttgaaatatttgccaaataataacaaagtgtatggacaaacaatatttgcaaaaaaatttcctaaatattatttgagaaatCTATAGCTAAACGGGCCTAAGTTTTAAGGTTTGGTAAGCTAAAAATTGTATTAGAAAAGTTGAAACGGAATTAATTATCCAAGAATAATTGGTGATGAAATTGTATCAATGAAGTTCCAACATAATTGAAAGTTTTATCTTGATGGTGCAATTgtctattaattaaatttcatttgaaataattaaaagtttgaCGGTGATTAAGTAGTAGAGGAGAACCTAAGATTCGAAGATTTTGGGTGAATCAATATAAACATAGCTCAAATATGAGGTCTAagctaaacttaaaataaaaataataaaaacaagttGTAGTAGGATTCAAACCCTGGTCTgctcgtttgacattcaaaatgggccggactggccgtgagggccaaccgactacatagacaaggtcttgacggacgtccacaagaaaatttggcattttttacgtcggaatccggatcacccaaaaaatgatttgctatagcacacgaaaatcgtcgaaatgaggggtatactcgcttcggggctcgtttgacttcaaaatgggtcggactggacATGAGGGCCAATCGgctgtatagacaaggtcttgaaggacatccacaaaaaaaattggcatttttgacgtcggaatccggatcacccaaaaaatgatttgctatagcacatgaaaatcgtcgaaatgaggggtatgcttgcttcagggctcgtttgaccttcaaaatgggttggtcgtgccgtgagggccaaccgtctgcatagaaaaggtcttgaaggacgtccacaaaaaaatttggcattttttacgtcggaatctggataacccaaaaaatgattagttatagcacacgaaaatcgttgaaatgagcggtatgctcgcttcgaggctcgtttgatcttccaaatgggtcggacgggccgtgatctccaaccggatgcatagacaaggtcttgacggacgtccaaaaattttttggcatttttgacgtcggaatccggatcacccaaaaaataatttgctatagcacacgacaatcatcgaaatgaggggtatgctcgcttcggggctcgtttgaccttccaaatgggttggacgggcagtgatggccaaccggatgcatagacaaggtcttgacggacgtccacaaaaaaatttggcatttttgacattggaattcggatcacccaaaaaatggtttgctatagcacacgaaaattatcgaaatgaggggtatgctcgctttggggctcgtttgaccttccaaatgggtcggacgggccgcgatggccaaccagatgcatatacaaggtcttgacggacgtccacaaaaaaatttggcatttttgatgtcggaatccggatcacccaaaaaacggtttgctatagcacacgaaaatcgtcgaaatgagaggtatgctcgcttcggggctcgtttgaccttcca
Proteins encoded in this region:
- the LOC101258379 gene encoding uncharacterized protein, with translation MGHTKEQLLVRLQELQIDFTKHEHPVVLTVEAQAKHVGHLNGALSKNLFLKDKKHRFYVVSAMAKTNVDLKVLSQRLGLGKGGLRMAPEEALGEVLQVPLGCVTPFALVNESARCVSLLLDQGFKTQECCFFHPLSNDTTIALNARGLDKFLSSIGKQSVYVDLEANPPVGKDQPPDLASLVPSDAISIPGQPDKAAPSLVSDMSHAPVNNKSTGVSAKAVKPSTDVRKEKLSNGVSLSTSFADPEKYVEDFIERTSSLVLSEITEENVKQYGEKLGENISNTIRKRLAMELKSTATMFKNTAYSEGFSAGTRQQAKRL